The genomic segment CGCTGGCGGATCTGCCGGGGCAGGAGCACTGGCCCGAGCCGCCCCGGCTCCCTCCGCAGGCCGCGCGCGAGCGCGTCATGCTCTGCCTCGTGGAGACGCTCGCCGCCTACTCCGCCCAGGAGCCCGTGCTGCTGGTGCTGGATGACCTGCAATGGGCCGACGAGCTGTCCCTGGGCGTGCTGGACTACCTGCAGGCCGAGTTCCTCCAGGGCTCGAACGTGCTGGTGGTGGGCACCTACCGCACCGAGGAGCTGGACGCGGCGCTGCGCCTGCTGCTCGCCGCGCCGGGGGTGACGCACCGGGTGCTGGGGCAGCTCGACGAGTCGATGGTGGCGCGGATGGTGGAGGACATGCTCGCGCTGCCCCTGCCGCCGGAGTCCTTCGTGCGCTTCCTCACCACGCGCTCGGCGGGCAACCCCTTCTTCGTGGCGGAGTACCTGCGCACGGCCATCGACGAGCGGTTGCTCTTCAGGGACCTCTCCGGCCGGTGGCAGGTGTCCGCGGGCGACGCCGCGCTGGAGCGTCTGCACGAGGCGCTCCCGCTGCCCGGGGCGCTGCACGACCTGGTGGGCCGCCGGCTGGAGGGGCTGAGCGCACAGGCGCGCGGCCTGCTCGAGGTGGCGGCGGTGTTGGGCCGCGAGGTGGATGCCGACGTGCTGGCGAGCGCCGCCGGGCTGGGAGACATCCAGGAGTTGGAGGCCCTGGAGGAGCTGCGCGCGCGCCACGTGCTGGAGGACGCGGGCGGCGGGCGGCTGCGCTTCGTCCACGACAAGCTGAGGGAGAGCTCCTACGAGGGCATCCTCCCCGAGCGGCGCCTCGAGCTGCACCGCGCGGCGGCCATGGCCCTGGAGGGCCGCTACCTCGAGACCGAGGTGCCACCCGCGCTCTACCCCATCCTGGCGCACCACTGGGAGCTGGCCCAGGACGACGTGTGGACCTTCGAGTACCTGGAGAAGGCGGGCCGGCACGCGCTGAAGGCGGGCTCGAACGTGGAGGCCTCGGGGTACCTGCGCCGGGCCCTGGAGATGGAGGAGCGGCGCGGGCGTGACACGGGCGTGCGCCTGGATGCGAGCCGGCGCGCGCGCTGGGAGCGGCTGCTGGGCGAGGCCATGCACGGCCTGGCCGACTTCGAGGCCTGCATCTCGCACTGTCTCCGGGCGATGGAGGAGCTGGGGCGGCCGTTGCCCGACACCGAGGGCGGTTGGGGCCGCTTCATCCTGATGCAGGCGGTGCGGCAGCTGCTGCACCTGGTGCTGCCCCGGCGCTGGGTGAGGGTGGAGGACCGGCAGGCGCGTGAGTCGCTGGGGGCGTCGGCGCTCGCGGCCGTGCGGCTGGCCGAGTGTTACTACTGGCGCTACGACCCGCTGCGCATGGTGGGCACCGCCCTGCTGGCGGCGAACCTGGCCGAGCGCGCGGGCCGCGACGCGGAGGTGCTGCGGCTGTACGGGCAGCTCGGCTCCATCACCGGCTTCGGACGCCTGGACCCGCTGGCGCGCTCCTACTTCCGCCGGGCCCAGGGCGAGGGTCAGGCGGTGGAGGACCCGAGCGCGACGGCCTTCGGGCTCATCGTGGAGTCCATGTACCACGCGGGTTTCGCGCGCTGGGCACCGGCCACGAACAAGGCGAGCGAGGCCCAGCGGGTGTTGCTGCGGCTCGGGGACCGGGGCGAGCTCGAGCTGGCGCAGGTGCTGCGGGGGCACGTGGAGTACTACACGGGCGGCTTCCAGGCGGCGCTGGAGCGCTTCGCCGAGGTGCGCGAGTCGGCCCGGCGGCGCGGCCACTTCCAGCACGAGGTGTGGAGCGCGTACACCATGGCGCGCAGCCTCCTGGCGCTCGGGCGACTGGACGAGGCCATGCCGCTGCTGCGCGAGTCGAGCCAGCTGCTCCAGGGCAAGCACGACCCGTTGTCGTTCATCATCACGGGCGGGCTGCTGGCGGTGGCGCACCTGCGACGCGGTGAGTGGGAGCAGGCGCGCGCCCAGGCGGATGGAGTGATGGTGCTGGCGCGGCGCTACCCGCCCATGCTCTTCACCGAGTGCCACGGCTACGAGGGCGCCGCTCGGGTGTACCTGGCGCTGTGGGAGCGCGAGCGTTCCCCCGGCCAGCCGCCTCCGCCCGTGGCCAACGAGGCCCGGAGCGCGTGCGCCCGGTTGTCGTCGTTCGCCACCCGCTTTCCCCTGGCCCGGCCCATGGCGCTGCGCTGCACCGGGCGGAGGCTCTGGCTGGAGGGGCGGACGTGGCGGGCGCGCCGGGCGTGGAAGCGCAGCGCGCGGGTCGCCCGTGAGCTGCACATGCCCTACGACGAGGCGTTGGCCTGGTTCGAGCTGGCGCGTACGGCGGAGCCGGGGAGTCCGGAGCGCGAGGAGGCCCTGCGGCACGCGGTGGAGGGCTTCACGCTCCTGGGCTGCGCGGGCCACCTGCTCGAGGCCGAGGCGCTCCGGGCCCGCCAGGCCCTCGCGGGCTCATAGCCCGGACCACAGGTGGGTGACGGCGCGCAGTCTCCCGTCCTGCTCGCGCAGCAGGGCCACCAGCCGGCCGCGCTGCAGGGCGCGCACGGGAGCCTGGGGGTCCGGGAAGCCCTCGGGCAGGCGCCACTCTGGAGGCCGCAGGTCCCCGGGAAGAATGCCGCGCCCGTGCTTGAGATCGTTCACCTCGTCACCCGCGATGGCGCGCGAGGGGCACCAGGGCAGCAGCTCGGAGCCGTGCAGCCAGACGCGCTGGCCCGGGCCCGGATCCCCCCAGGGGCCGATGGCGGTGCGGTGCAACCGGGAGAGGTGGGCCCCGCACCCGAGCGCCCGGCCCAGGTCCCTGGCCAGGGCCCGCACGTAGTAGCCACCCCGGCAGGTGATGCGCAGGCGACTGCGCGCGGGCAGCTCATGGGAGAGCCAGCGGGCCTCGTGGAGGTAGACGCGCGACGGGGGCAGCTCCACCGTTTCGCCCCGGTGGGCCTTCTTGTAGGCGGGCTCGCCGTCCACCTTCTTCGCG from the Archangium lipolyticum genome contains:
- a CDS encoding serine/threonine-protein kinase, encoding MSAAELLEEELGRIGPYRLLGKLSSGGMGVVYRARHAETGELVALKTVRVPEAVMLRGIRREIHALRRIHHPGVVRVLAEGVQDGLPWYAMELLEGHTLRRYIDDLWMRDPRSAQETLTQVVSVPEAQKVDGPSSASPRPIAPPPEELRRLAAMERLHEVLTLVRRLCSTLAFLHGEGIVHRDLKPENVFVRPDGTPVLVDFGLASIFGGPLGRESLEVSGSMEGSFVYMAPEQIKGGLVDARADLYALGCMLHEMVVGQPPFPGSGWEVLRRHLQDTPYPLSRWVLGVPPDLDALVLRMLAKGARERIGYAADVGAVLAELGAEDLPHSHPPPRPYLYRPGFVGRHQLLVEMEQRLALARDGRGGCLLIGGESGAGKTRLVMECTVSAVRTAFQVVTGGCMPLSGGSVGDPAHGEPLHAFKPLLQAIADECRQKGLEETERLLGGRGRVLALYEPSLADLPGQEHWPEPPRLPPQAARERVMLCLVETLAAYSAQEPVLLVLDDLQWADELSLGVLDYLQAEFLQGSNVLVVGTYRTEELDAALRLLLAAPGVTHRVLGQLDESMVARMVEDMLALPLPPESFVRFLTTRSAGNPFFVAEYLRTAIDERLLFRDLSGRWQVSAGDAALERLHEALPLPGALHDLVGRRLEGLSAQARGLLEVAAVLGREVDADVLASAAGLGDIQELEALEELRARHVLEDAGGGRLRFVHDKLRESSYEGILPERRLELHRAAAMALEGRYLETEVPPALYPILAHHWELAQDDVWTFEYLEKAGRHALKAGSNVEASGYLRRALEMEERRGRDTGVRLDASRRARWERLLGEAMHGLADFEACISHCLRAMEELGRPLPDTEGGWGRFILMQAVRQLLHLVLPRRWVRVEDRQARESLGASALAAVRLAECYYWRYDPLRMVGTALLAANLAERAGRDAEVLRLYGQLGSITGFGRLDPLARSYFRRAQGEGQAVEDPSATAFGLIVESMYHAGFARWAPATNKASEAQRVLLRLGDRGELELAQVLRGHVEYYTGGFQAALERFAEVRESARRRGHFQHEVWSAYTMARSLLALGRLDEAMPLLRESSQLLQGKHDPLSFIITGGLLAVAHLRRGEWEQARAQADGVMVLARRYPPMLFTECHGYEGAARVYLALWERERSPGQPPPPVANEARSACARLSSFATRFPLARPMALRCTGRRLWLEGRTWRARRAWKRSARVARELHMPYDEALAWFELARTAEPGSPEREEALRHAVEGFTLLGCAGHLLEAEALRARQALAGS
- the truB gene encoding tRNA pseudouridine(55) synthase TruB, yielding MKPGIYLEHKPAGGTSFSLVRAFMEEVDAAGLSRKQLPVCHGGTLDPFAEGLLLLLAGPATHLMELLHAVPKTYDAEVVWGRETDNGDLLGRVVHEGDATALTPEALDAALVPFLGWTEQVPPATSAKKVDGEPAYKKAHRGETVELPPSRVYLHEARWLSHELPARSRLRITCRGGYYVRALARDLGRALGCGAHLSRLHRTAIGPWGDPGPGQRVWLHGSELLPWCPSRAIAGDEVNDLKHGRGILPGDLRPPEWRLPEGFPDPQAPVRALQRGRLVALLREQDGRLRAVTHLWSGL